Proteins encoded by one window of Salvia splendens isolate huo1 chromosome 7, SspV2, whole genome shotgun sequence:
- the LOC121741235 gene encoding uncharacterized protein LOC121741235: MVHGILELMRDFGEQEFRWVVMGDDDTIFLVDNIVDVVAKLDHTKYFYLGGQSEFILSGHWFSFDEAFGGAGIIMSYPVAKALAEDMDMDNCLNRYAYLFSSDNTTKNCIADIGANLSPQLGNHQLHHLDVVEPIFPSKDRFESTRHLMTAAAADQSRMLQQIICHRRQSNWTISIAWGYSAQIYESIFPRSYLRMPLETWFKRSCGCPSKRGLSVPTYASLITGSTPGHPPCEAPHNFFFETVDKSDEVITTYARAWPPHLPPCFSHSADGINIIQVYSPATTRYQMDRCE, translated from the exons ATGGTGCACGGGATCTTGGAGCTGATGAGGGATTTTGGGGAGCAGGAATTCAGGTGGGTGGTAATGGGAGACGATGACACCATTTTTTTGGTAGATAATATAGTCGATGTGGTGGCAAAGCTGGATCACACCAAATATTTCTATCTTGGGGGGCAATCGGAGTTTATATTGTCGGGTCATTGGTTCTCTTTCGACGAGGCATTTGGTGGAGCTGGGATCATCATGAGCTATCCTGTTGCCAAAGCTTTGGCTGAGGATATGGATATGGATAACTGTCTCAACAGATATGCTTACTTGTTTTCTTCTGACAATACAACTAAAAACTGTATTGCTGATATTGGCGCCAATCTCTCTCCCCAGCTCGGGAATCACCAG CTCCACCACTTGGACGTGGTTGAGCCAATATTTCCATCCAAGGACCGTTTCGAGTCAACGCGCCACCTCATGACGGCGGCAGCAGCCGACCAGTCGAGGATGCTGCAGCAAATCATATGCCACCGAAGGCAAAGCAACTGGACGATCTCTATTGCTTGGGGTTATTCAGCACAAATATACGAAAGTATCTTCCCGCGCAGCTACCTGCGGATGCCCCTCGAAACGTGGTTTAAGCGTAGCTGCGGATGCCCCTCGAAACGTGGTTTAAGCGTCCCGACATACGCCTCCCTTATTACAGGTTCGACACCAGGGCACCCTCCTTGTGAAGCCCCGCACAATTTCTTTTTCGAGACGGTCGACAAATCGGATGAGGTTATCACTACATATGCTCGAGCATGGCCCCCCCATCTGCCACCGTGTTTCTCTCATTCCGCGGATGGTATTAATATCATTCAAGTGTATTCACCCGCCACTACGCGGTATCAG ATGGATCGATGTGAGTGA